The Peribacillus sp. FSL P2-0133 genome has a segment encoding these proteins:
- a CDS encoding ATP-binding protein, producing the protein MLLTVPLAGELSFYPLNETFRVSFGPPVLFFFLLLLQKTPAIFSGFLTGTMVVVFRILIDFFMLDSFSWSSAFQVHFPSFFFYFTYSFLFYLVKINRFQNRSLIIGFIGLIIEILSDSIELIFQYIVLETTITLGSLNEMIMIAFAHSFIVLSFFNMMKLYEAQSKERQIRKQNEHMLMLISNLYEETIHLKKTLNNAENITKKSYDLYRELKGLEKREKQLHVPTEPYSQKALRIAGEMHEVKKDNQRIFAGLSKLISNESFRDYMNAAELFHLIIRINEKYALSLGKDIQFEYSLDGKNDSHYHVYTVLSLFNNLVANAVEAIEEKGIVRLSLSEIRDNVEFKVADTGPGIPQKYQTVIFKPGFTSKYDHLGTPSTGIGLSYVKEVVKELGGDILFENSFNGAVFSIKLPIHKLIQKG; encoded by the coding sequence ATGTTGTTAACAGTGCCTTTAGCAGGCGAATTGAGTTTTTATCCTTTAAATGAAACGTTTCGGGTAAGTTTTGGTCCGCCTGTACTTTTCTTCTTTTTACTATTATTACAGAAAACACCTGCCATTTTTTCAGGCTTCCTGACAGGAACAATGGTTGTGGTATTTCGTATCCTAATAGACTTTTTCATGCTTGATAGTTTTTCCTGGTCTTCCGCTTTTCAAGTCCATTTTCCAAGTTTCTTTTTTTATTTCACCTACTCCTTTCTTTTTTATTTAGTGAAAATCAATCGCTTTCAAAACCGATCGTTGATTATTGGATTTATTGGTCTTATTATCGAAATATTGTCTGACTCAATAGAATTAATCTTTCAATATATTGTATTAGAAACAACAATTACGTTAGGTTCACTAAACGAGATGATCATGATCGCATTCGCCCACAGTTTTATCGTTTTAAGCTTTTTTAATATGATGAAACTATATGAAGCACAATCAAAGGAACGGCAAATCAGAAAACAAAATGAACATATGCTGATGCTCATTTCCAATTTATATGAGGAAACGATCCACTTAAAAAAAACATTAAATAATGCAGAGAATATTACAAAGAAATCGTATGATTTGTATCGAGAATTAAAAGGACTGGAAAAACGGGAAAAGCAACTTCATGTTCCTACAGAACCATATAGTCAAAAAGCATTGCGCATCGCGGGTGAAATGCATGAAGTCAAGAAAGATAATCAACGAATTTTTGCTGGTCTCTCCAAACTGATTTCCAATGAGAGTTTTAGGGATTATATGAATGCTGCTGAACTTTTTCATTTAATCATCCGAATTAATGAAAAGTATGCCTTATCATTAGGAAAGGATATTCAATTTGAATACTCATTAGATGGAAAAAACGATTCACATTATCATGTATACACCGTATTATCCCTTTTCAATAATTTAGTCGCTAATGCAGTGGAAGCAATTGAAGAAAAGGGAATCGTACGTTTAAGTTTGAGTGAAATTCGCGACAATGTAGAATTCAAGGTTGCTGATACCGGACCTGGAATTCCTCAAAAATATCAGACTGTCATATTCAAACCTGGATTCACTTCAAAATATGATCATTTAGGGACACCTTCAACAGGGATTGGTCTCTCATATGTTAAAGAAGTCGTAAAAGAACTGGGAGGCGATATCCTGTTTGAGAATAGTTTTAACGGTGCCGTTTTTTCAATAAAATTACCCATTCATAAGTTGATCCAGAAAGGATGA
- a CDS encoding iron ABC transporter permease: MIQSALVKKQRWIVGALSALIIITIIIGTCSGYSNLSLGRLIPTLFGQGTFKEEFILFSVRLPRIIITILAGMALALSGAILQGITRNDLADPGIIGINSGAGVAIAAFFLFFPLDAGSFVYMVPLVGFIGALLTACLIYILSYKRRSGLEPVRLVLIGVGFSMALSGLMIVLISSAERAKVDFIAKWLAGNIWGTDWPFIWAVLPWLIILIPFTLYKANRLNLLGLSEPVAIGVGVSIEKERIVLLITAVALAAAAVSVTGGIAFIGLMSPHIAKSLVGPRNQLFIPVAILIGGWLLLLADTIGRNIIEPEGIPAGIMVALIGAPYFMYLLLKK, encoded by the coding sequence ATGATCCAGTCAGCTTTAGTCAAAAAACAGCGATGGATAGTAGGTGCACTATCCGCACTCATTATCATTACGATCATTATAGGGACGTGTTCGGGATATTCGAATCTTTCTTTAGGGCGACTGATTCCAACGCTTTTCGGACAAGGGACATTTAAAGAGGAATTCATATTATTTTCCGTCCGATTACCACGAATCATCATTACCATTTTAGCAGGCATGGCCCTTGCACTGTCGGGAGCCATCCTTCAAGGAATCACACGTAATGATTTAGCCGATCCCGGAATCATCGGGATAAACTCAGGAGCTGGTGTTGCCATAGCCGCTTTCTTTCTGTTTTTCCCGCTTGACGCTGGATCGTTTGTTTATATGGTTCCGCTTGTCGGTTTTATCGGCGCGTTATTGACGGCCTGCTTAATATATATCCTCTCATATAAGAGAAGGAGCGGCCTTGAACCCGTTCGGTTAGTGTTGATCGGGGTTGGTTTTTCAATGGCGCTTTCAGGCCTGATGATTGTCCTTATTTCATCAGCGGAACGAGCCAAAGTCGATTTCATCGCAAAATGGTTGGCGGGAAATATATGGGGAACGGATTGGCCTTTCATTTGGGCAGTTCTTCCATGGTTAATCATCCTCATTCCATTCACTTTATATAAAGCAAATCGTTTGAATCTGCTTGGTTTAAGTGAACCGGTAGCAATTGGGGTCGGAGTATCGATTGAAAAGGAGCGGATCGTATTGCTAATCACGGCTGTAGCACTGGCCGCGGCTGCCGTTTCTGTTACAGGCGGAATTGCATTCATTGGACTCATGTCCCCGCATATAGCAAAATCTTTGGTAGGACCTCGAAATCAACTATTCATTCCGGTTGCCATTTTAATCGGTGGATGGCTATTGTTGCTTGCCGATACAATAGGCCGTAATATAATTGAACCTGAGGGGATCCCTGCAGGTATCATGGTTGCATTAATTGGTGCTCCTTATTTCATGTATTTATTGTTGAAAAAATAA
- the nfsA gene encoding oxygen-insensitive NADPH nitroreductase, giving the protein MNNIIEKILDHRSIRSFEDKLLSEEQINTIVECAQAASTSSYIQAYSIIGVTDPEKKAKLAELAGPQSYVEKNGHLFVFCADLYRQDMVSEMENTDLSESIESTEKFMVACIDAALAAQNAALAAESMDLGICYIGGIRNNLPEVSAILNIPHRVMPLFGLVVGYPKNRSDKKPRLPLANIYHENGYQEDKQEFVGQLEEYNETISSYYEQRTKGKRKDTWTEQMAGMLGKKSRLYMKDYVEKQGFKKH; this is encoded by the coding sequence TTGAATAACATTATTGAGAAGATTTTAGATCACCGTTCCATTCGTTCTTTTGAGGACAAGTTATTGTCTGAGGAGCAAATCAATACGATTGTGGAATGTGCCCAAGCGGCATCGACTTCAAGCTATATCCAAGCGTATTCAATCATAGGGGTAACCGATCCGGAAAAGAAAGCCAAGCTTGCTGAACTTGCCGGACCACAATCATATGTAGAGAAGAATGGACACCTATTCGTCTTTTGCGCCGATTTATATCGTCAGGATATGGTTTCCGAAATGGAAAACACGGACCTGTCCGAATCGATTGAAAGTACGGAGAAATTCATGGTTGCTTGTATCGATGCTGCTCTTGCGGCTCAAAATGCAGCATTGGCAGCAGAATCAATGGATCTTGGCATTTGCTATATAGGCGGGATCCGCAATAATCTCCCGGAAGTGTCAGCGATTTTGAATATACCGCATCGCGTTATGCCATTATTCGGACTAGTGGTCGGATATCCGAAAAACCGTTCGGATAAAAAGCCGCGTTTGCCGCTGGCCAATATCTATCATGAAAATGGATATCAGGAGGATAAGCAAGAGTTCGTCGGACAACTTGAAGAGTATAATGAAACGATTTCCAGCTATTACGAGCAACGGACTAAAGGTAAACGAAAAGACACCTGGACCGAGCAAATGGCTGGAATGCTTGGAAAGAAAAGCAGGTTATACATGAAAGATTATGTTGAAAAACAAGGTTTTAAGAAACATTGA
- a CDS encoding ABC transporter ATP-binding protein, translating to MVRIYTENLNIGYGERLIVKDLSVEIPDKKITTIIGSNGCGKSTLLKAITRIIPNQSGTVVLDGVNISKESTKILARKMAILPQTPESASGLTVGELVSYGRFPYQKGFGRLTQKDYDVIDWALEVTGTKDFKFRPVDALSGGQRQRVWIAMALAQETEIIFLDEPTTYLDMAHQLEVLELLQRLNVEQGRTIVMVLHDLNQAARFADYIIALKDGEIVKAGDCEEVITHEVLKEVFHIDAVIGRDQRTNKPMCSTYNLLKGDRTTNEKDIDSVYTAVSVNY from the coding sequence ATGGTTCGCATATATACAGAGAATTTAAATATTGGTTATGGTGAACGTTTAATTGTAAAAGATCTCAGTGTGGAAATTCCAGATAAAAAAATCACAACGATCATCGGTTCAAATGGATGTGGAAAATCCACACTTTTGAAAGCGATCACCAGGATCATTCCAAATCAATCGGGTACGGTTGTTTTAGATGGAGTGAATATATCAAAAGAAAGCACTAAGATCCTTGCAAGAAAAATGGCCATACTTCCGCAGACACCTGAGAGTGCAAGTGGATTGACAGTTGGAGAGCTTGTATCATATGGGCGCTTTCCCTATCAAAAAGGTTTTGGACGGCTGACGCAAAAAGACTATGATGTGATTGATTGGGCACTCGAAGTGACTGGCACGAAAGACTTTAAGTTTCGTCCGGTGGATGCTCTTTCAGGAGGTCAGCGCCAGCGTGTTTGGATTGCCATGGCCCTTGCCCAGGAAACGGAAATCATCTTCCTTGATGAGCCGACCACCTATTTGGATATGGCGCATCAACTAGAGGTTCTGGAATTATTACAGAGGCTGAATGTAGAACAGGGACGTACGATCGTCATGGTTCTTCATGATTTAAACCAAGCTGCTCGCTTTGCTGACTATATCATTGCCTTAAAGGACGGGGAAATAGTCAAAGCGGGAGATTGTGAAGAAGTCATCACGCATGAAGTGCTTAAGGAAGTTTTCCATATTGACGCGGTTATCGGACGAGATCAACGAACGAACAAACCAATGTGCAGCACATACAATTTATTAAAAGGAGATAGGACAACAAATGAAAAAGATATTGATTCCGTTTATACTGCTGTTAGTGTTAATTATTAG
- the trmL gene encoding tRNA (uridine(34)/cytosine(34)/5-carboxymethylaminomethyluridine(34)-2'-O)-methyltransferase TrmL: MSIHVVLYQPQIPANTGNIARTCAGTDTSLHLIRPLGFSTDDKQLKRAGLDYWENVKIHYYDSLEEFYERNAGGEFYYLTKFGEQPHSSFDYSDQDSEIYFIFGRETTGLPKELIQENMDRCLRIPMTDKVRSLNLSNTAAILVYEALRQQNYRELDLKTKG; the protein is encoded by the coding sequence GTGTCAATACATGTAGTTTTATATCAACCACAGATTCCAGCAAATACAGGAAATATCGCAAGAACATGTGCAGGGACGGATACGTCTTTACATCTCATCCGCCCGCTCGGTTTCTCGACGGATGACAAACAGCTTAAACGGGCCGGGCTCGATTATTGGGAGAATGTAAAGATCCATTATTATGATTCGTTAGAAGAGTTTTATGAAAGAAATGCCGGCGGTGAATTTTATTACTTAACGAAATTCGGAGAGCAGCCGCATTCCAGCTTCGATTACAGTGATCAAGACAGTGAAATATACTTCATTTTTGGCCGTGAAACGACGGGTCTCCCGAAAGAACTGATCCAAGAGAATATGGATCGGTGCCTGCGGATTCCGATGACGGATAAAGTACGTTCCCTTAATCTGTCGAACACGGCTGCCATCTTGGTTTATGAGGCACTGAGACAGCAAAATTACCGTGAATTGGATTTAAAAACAAAAGGTTGA
- a CDS encoding iron-hydroxamate ABC transporter substrate-binding protein has protein sequence MKKILIPFILLLVLIISACGNESTEKEKSSASKKEKSGTITYQSENGPVEVPADPQRVLVLSSFAGNVMALDVNLVGVDSWSKMNPNFKELKNVEEVTDENLEKIIELNPDLIIGLSTIKNLDKLKEIAPTVTYTYGKVDYLTQHVEIGKLLNKEKEAQAWVDDFKKRAKTTGDEIKAKIGEDATVSVFEKFDKQFYVYGDNWGRGTEILYQEMKLGMPEKVKEVALKDGYFALSLEVLKDYAGDYVILSNNKDQDSSFQQTDTFKNIPAVKNNQMFEADAKKFFFNDPITLEYQLDFFSKSFLGK, from the coding sequence ATGAAAAAGATATTGATTCCGTTTATACTGCTGTTAGTGTTAATTATTAGTGCTTGTGGTAACGAGTCGACCGAAAAAGAAAAAAGCTCCGCTTCCAAAAAGGAAAAATCAGGTACCATCACATATCAATCTGAAAATGGTCCTGTTGAAGTTCCGGCAGATCCTCAGCGTGTTTTAGTACTATCTTCTTTCGCAGGTAACGTAATGGCATTGGATGTTAACCTTGTAGGGGTTGATTCATGGTCTAAAATGAACCCGAACTTTAAAGAGTTAAAAAATGTCGAGGAAGTAACGGACGAAAACTTGGAAAAAATCATCGAGTTGAATCCGGATTTAATCATTGGTTTATCAACGATTAAAAATCTCGATAAATTAAAGGAAATTGCTCCAACTGTAACGTATACATACGGAAAAGTGGACTATTTAACACAGCATGTAGAAATTGGTAAGCTTTTGAATAAAGAAAAAGAAGCGCAAGCTTGGGTGGATGATTTCAAAAAACGGGCAAAAACCACTGGTGATGAAATTAAGGCTAAAATTGGAGAAGATGCTACCGTTTCCGTTTTCGAAAAGTTTGACAAACAGTTCTATGTATATGGCGATAATTGGGGCCGTGGAACGGAAATCCTTTATCAAGAAATGAAATTGGGCATGCCTGAAAAGGTAAAAGAAGTGGCATTGAAAGATGGTTACTTTGCCTTATCATTAGAAGTCCTGAAAGACTATGCCGGTGATTATGTCATTTTGAGCAATAACAAAGATCAGGACAGTTCCTTCCAACAAACAGATACGTTTAAAAACATACCTGCCGTTAAAAACAATCAAATGTTTGAAGCTGATGCAAAAAAATTCTTCTTCAATGATCCAATAACATTGGAATACCAATTAGACTTCTTTTCCAAAAGTTTTCTTGGAAAATAA
- a CDS encoding response regulator, translating to MRFFITDDDCAIRSNLSQIIENEDLGEVVEEAEDGSLLEGHILNLKQIDILFIDLLMPIRDGIETLRHIKNTFNGKIIMISQVESKELIGEAYSLGIDYYITKPINRIEILTVIRKVMERIHLERSITNIQASLNSVLNFEQPKVDKSNSYNEKSIREVGEFLLSELGIVGENGAKDLMEMLQYLFMYERTFTFGKHFPTLKDIFVEITKKKLGTSALQVDINREIKAAEQRIRRTINHSLNHFASLGLTDFSNPKFENYASKFFDFTVVRQKMKELQNDSTIVLTPTRVNTKKFIQVFYFEAKRLSPDEIIRYK from the coding sequence ATGCGTTTTTTTATAACAGATGATGATTGTGCAATACGTTCAAACTTGAGCCAAATTATTGAGAACGAAGATTTAGGAGAAGTGGTGGAGGAAGCCGAGGATGGAAGTCTATTAGAAGGACATATTTTGAATTTAAAACAAATTGATATACTATTTATTGATTTATTAATGCCCATCCGGGATGGCATTGAGACACTTCGTCATATAAAAAATACATTTAACGGAAAAATAATAATGATTTCGCAGGTTGAATCAAAGGAGCTGATTGGTGAGGCATACTCACTTGGAATCGATTATTATATTACTAAACCAATCAATCGTATTGAAATATTAACAGTCATCCGAAAAGTCATGGAACGCATTCATTTAGAAAGATCGATCACAAATATCCAAGCCTCATTAAACAGTGTATTGAATTTTGAACAGCCAAAAGTTGATAAATCCAATAGTTATAATGAAAAAAGTATAAGAGAGGTGGGTGAATTCCTTTTATCGGAATTAGGGATCGTTGGAGAAAATGGTGCAAAAGATTTAATGGAAATGCTTCAATATTTATTTATGTATGAACGTACTTTTACTTTTGGAAAGCATTTCCCGACCCTTAAAGATATCTTTGTAGAAATCACCAAAAAAAAGCTCGGCACATCAGCTTTGCAGGTTGATATCAATCGGGAAATAAAAGCTGCCGAACAGCGAATACGCAGAACGATTAACCATTCGTTAAATCATTTTGCTTCGCTCGGTTTAACGGATTTTTCAAATCCGAAGTTTGAAAATTACGCTTCTAAATTTTTTGATTTCACAGTCGTTCGCCAAAAGATGAAAGAACTGCAAAATGATTCAACAATAGTTCTTACACCTACCCGGGTAAATACAAAAAAGTTTATTCAAGTATTTTATTTCGAAGCGAAACGATTGAGTCCTGATGAAATAATTAGATATAAATAA
- a CDS encoding glutaminase — protein MEELSKEYDIHVNSQRKADLDEWVAHYRSFAAEGKTANYIPALRNAHLSQLGICILEPGGTMIKTGDWEVPFTLQSISKVLSFIAACLGCGISYVLERVDVEPTGDAFNSIIRLEMHKPGKPFNPMINAGAITIASLLPGDSSQKKLEFLYALFENLLGKRPTINEEVYQSEWQTSHRNRALAHYLKETNYLESDVEEALEVYLKQCSIEVTTEDIALLGLILAQDGYHPLRKEQVIPKKVAKLAKALMLTCGMYNASGKFAAFVGVPAKSGVSGGIMALVPPSARSGMPFQDGCGIGIYGPAIDEYGNSVTGSMLLKQMAQEWDLSIF, from the coding sequence ATTGAAGAATTGTCAAAAGAGTATGACATTCATGTTAATAGTCAAAGAAAAGCCGACTTAGATGAATGGGTAGCACATTACAGATCCTTTGCTGCTGAAGGGAAAACCGCCAATTATATACCGGCATTGAGAAATGCACATTTATCGCAATTGGGTATTTGCATACTGGAGCCTGGTGGAACAATGATCAAGACAGGGGATTGGGAAGTCCCCTTCACGCTGCAAAGTATTTCGAAAGTGCTCAGCTTTATAGCCGCATGCTTGGGATGCGGCATTTCTTATGTGTTAGAGAGGGTCGATGTGGAACCAACTGGGGATGCTTTCAATTCAATTATTCGTTTAGAAATGCATAAGCCGGGAAAACCGTTTAATCCTATGATAAATGCAGGGGCGATTACAATAGCATCGCTTCTCCCAGGGGATTCTTCACAAAAAAAATTGGAATTTCTCTATGCATTATTTGAAAATTTGTTAGGGAAGCGCCCAACCATCAATGAGGAAGTGTATCAATCTGAGTGGCAAACTTCCCATAGAAATAGAGCTTTAGCTCACTATTTAAAAGAGACGAATTATTTAGAATCGGATGTAGAGGAAGCTTTAGAGGTTTACCTCAAGCAATGTTCCATAGAAGTAACCACAGAAGACATAGCCTTGCTTGGACTGATTCTTGCACAAGATGGTTACCATCCTCTTCGTAAAGAACAAGTAATCCCTAAAAAAGTGGCTAAGCTGGCCAAAGCATTAATGCTTACTTGTGGTATGTACAATGCTTCGGGGAAATTTGCGGCTTTTGTTGGGGTGCCAGCCAAAAGTGGAGTATCTGGCGGGATTATGGCACTAGTTCCTCCAAGTGCCAGAAGCGGAATGCCTTTTCAAGATGGATGTGGCATTGGCATATACGGACCAGCCATTGATGAATATGGGAATAGCGTAACAGGTAGTATGTTATTGAAACAAATGGCACAGGAATGGGATCTAAGTATTTTCTAA
- a CDS encoding iron ABC transporter permease: MTNENQRFIPFIYKLIIAIVAFIGMFIISMVFGAADATVKDVWQALTSNATGEKISIIREIRLPREVGAIFVGAALAVSGAIMQGITRNPLADPGLLGLTAGANAGLAITLAFVPSANNLGIMGACFIGAAVGTIMVFGIAAMKKGGFSPLRIVLAGAAVSAFLFAVSQGVGIYFKISKDVSMWTAGGNIGTSWDQLRVIVPFILIGILISLIFSRQLTILSLSEEVAVGLGQKTTQIKAVLFVVIILLAGAAVALVGNMVFIGLMVPHMVRAFVGTDYRFILPMSAILGATFMLLADTIGRTINSPYETPVVAIVAMIGLPFFLLIVRKGGKAFS; the protein is encoded by the coding sequence ATGACTAATGAAAATCAACGTTTCATCCCATTTATATATAAACTGATCATAGCGATCGTTGCCTTTATCGGCATGTTCATCATATCGATGGTATTTGGTGCAGCCGATGCCACCGTCAAGGATGTATGGCAAGCACTGACGTCCAATGCTACCGGTGAGAAGATTTCCATCATTCGTGAAATCCGTCTCCCTCGCGAAGTGGGGGCAATCTTTGTGGGTGCAGCACTTGCCGTTTCAGGTGCCATCATGCAGGGAATTACGAGGAATCCACTAGCTGATCCGGGGCTGCTTGGATTGACGGCAGGGGCCAATGCAGGCCTTGCCATTACGCTGGCATTCGTTCCTTCGGCTAATAACTTAGGAATCATGGGTGCGTGCTTTATTGGTGCCGCTGTCGGGACAATCATGGTTTTTGGCATTGCTGCGATGAAGAAGGGTGGTTTTTCTCCCTTACGAATCGTGTTAGCTGGTGCTGCGGTCTCTGCATTCCTATTTGCTGTATCACAGGGGGTCGGTATTTACTTTAAAATATCAAAAGATGTATCGATGTGGACTGCCGGCGGTAATATCGGAACATCATGGGACCAGCTTCGTGTAATCGTCCCGTTCATTTTAATAGGCATCCTGATCTCCCTTATCTTTTCCAGACAGCTCACCATACTGAGCTTAAGTGAAGAAGTGGCGGTAGGATTAGGTCAAAAGACAACACAAATAAAGGCGGTTCTCTTCGTAGTCATCATTCTCCTGGCTGGCGCTGCCGTTGCACTTGTTGGAAATATGGTATTCATCGGGTTAATGGTCCCCCATATGGTTCGGGCTTTCGTGGGTACGGATTATCGATTCATCCTGCCTATGTCCGCGATTTTAGGAGCCACTTTCATGCTACTTGCCGATACGATCGGCCGTACAATCAATTCTCCATATGAAACACCTGTGGTAGCGATTGTTGCGATGATAGGTTTACCTTTCTTCCTCTTAATCGTGCGTAAAGGAGGTAAAGCATTTTCATGA
- a CDS encoding amidase domain-containing protein gives MREQLQRLLQERVEFYTSDDLERSERKLHLKKEMMRNRAAEIVRVNAAGKVSSKKKEDNDTVLTYHVHLQYLLKQEDSFYIEEEMEEREARFRNGYIVDERELFPSFETEEAPPKCDPGAGRLAYKYDRMKAVQYAERWWNEFNPAYHKFTDDCTNFISQCLHAGGIPMWGAPNKNKGWWIRGKSWSYTWTTAHSLYHLLKAGNAIRTKQVESAQELNLGDILCIDFEGDGRFDHNLIVTAKDQDGMPLVNAHTMNSRHRYWTYEDSTRYTPNIVYKFFVILDGG, from the coding sequence TTGAGGGAACAATTGCAACGCCTTTTACAAGAAAGAGTGGAGTTTTATACTTCCGATGATCTGGAACGGAGTGAAAGGAAGTTACATTTGAAGAAGGAAATGATGAGGAACCGTGCTGCGGAAATTGTTCGGGTGAATGCGGCAGGCAAGGTAAGTTCGAAGAAAAAGGAAGACAATGATACAGTCCTGACATATCATGTGCATCTGCAATATTTATTGAAACAGGAGGATTCATTTTATATAGAAGAAGAAATGGAAGAAAGGGAGGCCCGGTTTCGAAATGGGTATATAGTGGATGAACGTGAGCTTTTTCCCAGCTTTGAAACCGAAGAGGCACCGCCAAAATGTGATCCAGGCGCAGGCCGTCTCGCATATAAATATGATCGGATGAAGGCCGTCCAATATGCCGAGCGTTGGTGGAATGAATTCAATCCGGCTTATCATAAATTCACTGATGATTGTACGAATTTCATTTCACAATGTTTACATGCGGGAGGAATACCGATGTGGGGGGCGCCAAACAAAAATAAAGGCTGGTGGATAAGAGGGAAAAGCTGGAGTTATACATGGACGACGGCCCATTCCTTATATCATCTGCTAAAAGCCGGGAATGCCATCAGAACAAAGCAGGTGGAGTCGGCCCAGGAATTGAATTTGGGTGATATCCTCTGCATAGATTTCGAAGGGGACGGACGGTTTGATCATAACTTGATTGTTACGGCGAAGGATCAGGACGGGATGCCGCTTGTGAATGCACATACGATGAACAGCCGTCACCGATATTGGACGTATGAGGATTCGACCAGGTATACACCGAACATCGTTTATAAATTCTTTGTGATTTTGGATGGAGGGTGA